A DNA window from Vigna angularis cultivar LongXiaoDou No.4 chromosome 1, ASM1680809v1, whole genome shotgun sequence contains the following coding sequences:
- the LOC108323705 gene encoding ras-related protein RABH1b isoform X1 — MAPVSALAKYKLVFLGDQSVGKTSIITRFMYDKFDNTYQATIGIDFLSKTMYLEDRTVRLQLWDTAGQERFRSLIPSYIRDSSVAVIVYDVASRQTFLNTPKWIEEVRSERGSDVIVVLVGNKTDLVDKRQVSTEEGEGKSRELNVMFIEASAKAGFNIKALFRKIAAALPGMETLSTTKQEDMVDVNLRSSGMQLDSKDLVRSLIPSYIRDSSVAVIVYDVASRQTFLNTPKWIEEVCSERGSDVIVVLVGNKTLVDKWPFFRKIAVTLPGMKTLSRATWLMYT, encoded by the exons ATGGCGCCAGTATCGGCTCTCGCAAAGTACAAGCTAGTGTTCTTGGGCGATCAGTCCGTTGGGAAAACCAGCATAATCACTCGCTTCATGTACGACAAATTCGACAACACGTATCAG GCTACAATCGGTATTGACTTCCTGTCAAAAACTATGTATCTTGAAGATCGAACTGTTAGACTGCAGTTGTG GGATACAGCTGGACAGGAAAGATTTAGAAGTCTTATTCCAAGCTACATTAGGGATTCATCTGTTGCTGTTATTGTTTATGACGTTGCAA GCCGCCAGACTTTCCTAAACACACCAAAGTGGATAGAAGAGGTGCGTAGTGAAAGAGGCAGTGATGTTATTGTTGTTCTTGTTGGGAACAAAACTGATCTTGTGGACAAAAG GCAAGTGTCTACGGAGGAGGGGGAAGGAAAGTCCCGAGAGCTGAACGTTATGTTTATTGAAGCTAGTGCAAAAGCTGGTTTCAATATAAAG GCCCTCTTTCGAAAAATTGCTGCTGCATTACCCGGAATGGAGACACTGTCTACCACAAAACAGGAAGATATGGTCGACGTGAACCTGAGATCTTCTG GGATGCAGCTGGACAGTAAAGATTTAGTTAGAAGTCTTATTCCAAGCTACATTAGGGATTCATCTGTTGCTGTTATTGTTTATGACGTTGCAA GCCGCCAGACTTTCCTAAACACACCAAAGTGGATAGAAGAGGTGTGCAGTGAAAGAGGCAGTGATGTTATTGTTGTTCTTGTTGGGAACAAAACTCTTGTGGACAAATG GCCCTTTTTCAGAAAAATTGCTGTAACATTACCAGGAATGAAAACATTGTCCCGTGCGACATGGTTGATGTATACTTAA
- the LOC108323705 gene encoding ras-related protein RABH1b isoform X2 has protein sequence MAPVSALAKYKLVFLGDQSVGKTSIITRFMYDKFDNTYQATIGIDFLSKTMYLEDRTVRLQLWDTAGQERFRSLIPSYIRDSSVAVIVYDVASRQTFLNTPKWIEEVRSERGSDVIVVLVGNKTDLVDKRQVSTEEGEGKSRELNVMFIEASAKAGFNIKALFRKIAAALPGMETLSTTKQEDMVDVNLRSSGMQLDSKDLVRSLIPSYIRDSSVAVIVYDVASPFSEKLL, from the exons ATGGCGCCAGTATCGGCTCTCGCAAAGTACAAGCTAGTGTTCTTGGGCGATCAGTCCGTTGGGAAAACCAGCATAATCACTCGCTTCATGTACGACAAATTCGACAACACGTATCAG GCTACAATCGGTATTGACTTCCTGTCAAAAACTATGTATCTTGAAGATCGAACTGTTAGACTGCAGTTGTG GGATACAGCTGGACAGGAAAGATTTAGAAGTCTTATTCCAAGCTACATTAGGGATTCATCTGTTGCTGTTATTGTTTATGACGTTGCAA GCCGCCAGACTTTCCTAAACACACCAAAGTGGATAGAAGAGGTGCGTAGTGAAAGAGGCAGTGATGTTATTGTTGTTCTTGTTGGGAACAAAACTGATCTTGTGGACAAAAG GCAAGTGTCTACGGAGGAGGGGGAAGGAAAGTCCCGAGAGCTGAACGTTATGTTTATTGAAGCTAGTGCAAAAGCTGGTTTCAATATAAAG GCCCTCTTTCGAAAAATTGCTGCTGCATTACCCGGAATGGAGACACTGTCTACCACAAAACAGGAAGATATGGTCGACGTGAACCTGAGATCTTCTG GGATGCAGCTGGACAGTAAAGATTTAGTTAGAAGTCTTATTCCAAGCTACATTAGGGATTCATCTGTTGCTGTTATTGTTTATGACGTTGCAA GCCCTTTTTCAGAAAAATTGCTGTAA